One genomic region from Conexibacter woesei DSM 14684 encodes:
- a CDS encoding ArsR/SmtB family transcription factor, producing MTTPHHPSRDEIELVDVLAALGHPIRLQVARALSSETECVCGDLVPDVSRSTMTTHWRALRESGVTWERPEGRKIYLKLRREDLDARFPGLLDSVLAGEPSDA from the coding sequence ATGACAACCCCGCACCACCCCAGCCGCGACGAGATCGAGCTGGTCGACGTGCTCGCGGCGCTCGGCCACCCGATCCGGCTGCAGGTGGCGCGGGCGCTCTCCTCCGAGACGGAGTGCGTCTGCGGCGATCTGGTCCCGGACGTGTCGCGGTCGACGATGACGACGCACTGGCGCGCGCTGCGCGAGAGCGGCGTGACATGGGAGCGCCCCGAGGGACGCAAGATCTACCTCAAGCTGCGGCGCGAGGATCTCGACGCGCGCTTCCCGGGACTGCTCGACTCCGTGCTCGCCGGCGAGCCGAGCGACGCCTGA
- a CDS encoding ArsR/SmtB family transcription factor encodes MSNQVREIPHPAVDQFDLATILRTCGEPLRLALIRLLADGHERNCGDLAATLELPISTTSYHLRLLREAGVTRTRAAGTGRWISLRRDDLDARYPGLVDVLLGR; translated from the coding sequence ATGTCGAATCAAGTCCGAGAGATTCCTCATCCGGCGGTCGACCAGTTCGACCTCGCGACGATCCTGCGGACGTGCGGCGAGCCGCTCCGGCTCGCGTTGATCCGTCTGCTCGCCGACGGGCATGAGCGCAACTGCGGTGATCTGGCGGCGACGCTGGAGCTGCCGATCTCGACGACGTCGTACCACCTGCGGCTGCTGCGCGAGGCTGGCGTCACGCGCACGCGCGCAGCCGGCACCGGCCGTTGGATCTCGCTGCGCCGCGACGACCTCGACGCCAGGTATCCCGGTCTCGTCGACGTGCTGCTCGGCCGCTAG
- a CDS encoding MFS transporter produces MSFPSSPPPTAVAASRRLSGTPAFAVVAAVIGLALAASAAPSPLYGVYQDDWQFSTLVLTLVYAVYCLGVLTALLVAGSVSDDAGRRPVLIVALTGLILSTAVFAFADSVAWLFAARLLQGVSTGVALGAAGAALIDLHPRADGRRVGLVNGTVSAAGMGIGSIVAAALVQYAPAPRVLPFVVLGTLFAVALVATIALPEPVASPSRPQLRIQRPQVPPAIRGAFLLSALGVLASWSIGGIYLSLGPRLAGEMLHTSSHLAGGVAILALTLPGVFTQLRWQHTDAHRAASAGAAVLAFGMALTVLSLSTGSAALFLTGGVVTGAGWGVAFLGALRSLTAVIPPAQRAEVMSAFYVVAYLSLAVPAIVAGVVVGDLGLDATFRLFGSLVVVLALVVAVLAARVRTGRVAATVA; encoded by the coding sequence TTGTCGTTCCCGTCCTCGCCTCCACCGACCGCCGTCGCGGCCTCGCGCCGGCTCTCGGGCACGCCCGCGTTCGCGGTCGTCGCCGCGGTGATCGGCCTGGCGCTCGCCGCATCCGCCGCCCCCTCACCGCTCTACGGGGTCTACCAGGACGACTGGCAGTTCTCGACGCTCGTGCTGACGCTCGTCTACGCCGTCTACTGCCTCGGGGTGCTGACCGCCCTGCTCGTCGCGGGCTCGGTCTCCGACGACGCGGGCCGTCGGCCGGTGCTGATCGTCGCGTTGACCGGTCTGATCCTCTCGACCGCCGTCTTCGCGTTCGCCGATTCGGTCGCGTGGCTGTTCGCCGCGCGGCTGCTGCAAGGCGTCTCGACCGGCGTCGCGCTCGGCGCCGCCGGTGCCGCGCTGATCGACCTCCACCCGCGCGCCGACGGCAGACGCGTCGGGCTCGTCAACGGCACCGTCAGCGCAGCCGGGATGGGCATCGGCTCGATCGTCGCCGCCGCGCTCGTCCAGTACGCGCCCGCGCCGCGCGTGCTGCCGTTCGTCGTGCTCGGCACGCTGTTCGCCGTCGCGCTCGTCGCGACGATCGCGCTGCCCGAGCCGGTCGCCTCCCCGAGCCGCCCGCAGCTGCGGATCCAGCGGCCGCAGGTGCCGCCGGCGATCCGCGGCGCGTTCCTGCTGTCCGCCCTCGGCGTGCTCGCGTCGTGGTCGATCGGCGGGATCTACCTGTCGCTCGGACCGCGGCTCGCGGGCGAGATGCTGCACACGAGCAGCCATCTGGCGGGCGGGGTCGCGATCCTGGCGCTGACGCTCCCGGGCGTCTTCACGCAGCTGCGCTGGCAGCACACCGACGCGCACCGCGCCGCGTCGGCCGGCGCGGCGGTGCTCGCGTTCGGCATGGCGCTGACCGTCCTGTCGCTCTCGACCGGCTCCGCCGCGCTGTTCCTCACCGGCGGCGTCGTGACCGGCGCCGGCTGGGGCGTCGCGTTCCTCGGCGCGCTGCGCTCGCTGACCGCCGTCATCCCGCCCGCGCAGCGCGCCGAGGTGATGTCGGCGTTCTACGTCGTCGCGTACCTGTCGCTCGCGGTGCCGGCGATCGTCGCGGGCGTCGTCGTCGGCGACCTCGGGCTCGACGCGACCTTCCGCCTGTTCGGCTCGCTCGTCGTCGTGCTCGCGCTCGTCGTCGCCGTGCTGGCCGCGCGGGTGCGCACCGGCAGGGTCGCCGCGACGGTCGCCTGA